One part of the Streptomyces sp. AM 2-1-1 genome encodes these proteins:
- a CDS encoding TIGR00730 family Rossman fold protein has protein sequence MPEDTEIPEGAVKPEEQRLGPVLRRREQVQPGTTDQRLLDSEDDSEWVHTDPWRVMRIQSEFVEGFGALAELPSAISVFGSARTAADTPEYDAGVRIGRALVDAGFAVITGGGPGAMEAANKGAREAKGISVGLGIELPFESGLNPHVDIGVNFRYFFVRKTMFVKYAQGFVVLPGGLGTLDELFEALTLVQTGKVTRFPIVLFGSAYWSGLVDWLRTTVVAQGKASEKDLLLFHVTDDVDEAVALVTKEVGR, from the coding sequence ATGCCGGAGGACACGGAGATTCCCGAAGGCGCGGTCAAACCCGAGGAGCAGCGGCTCGGCCCGGTGCTGCGCCGCAGGGAACAGGTACAGCCCGGCACGACCGACCAGCGCCTGCTGGACTCCGAGGACGACTCGGAGTGGGTGCACACCGACCCCTGGCGGGTCATGCGCATCCAGTCCGAGTTCGTCGAGGGATTCGGGGCGCTCGCCGAGCTGCCCAGCGCGATCAGCGTGTTCGGCTCGGCCCGCACCGCAGCGGACACCCCGGAGTACGACGCCGGGGTGCGGATCGGCCGGGCGCTCGTCGACGCGGGCTTCGCCGTCATCACCGGCGGCGGCCCCGGGGCGATGGAGGCCGCCAACAAGGGCGCCCGGGAGGCGAAGGGGATCTCGGTCGGACTCGGGATCGAGCTGCCCTTCGAGTCCGGACTGAACCCGCACGTCGACATCGGCGTCAACTTCCGCTACTTCTTCGTGCGGAAGACGATGTTCGTGAAGTACGCCCAGGGGTTCGTCGTGCTCCCCGGCGGTCTCGGCACCCTGGACGAGCTCTTCGAGGCGCTGACCCTCGTCCAGACGGGCAAGGTCACCCGTTTCCCGATCGTCCTCTTCGGCTCCGCGTACTGGAGCGGACTCGTCGACTGGCTCCGCACCACCGTGGTCGCCCAGGGCAAGGCGTCCGAGAAGGACCTGCTGCTCTTCCACGTGACCGACGACGTGGACGAGGCGGTCGCCCTGGTGACGAAGGAAGTCGGCAGGTAG